A window of the Sardina pilchardus chromosome 21, fSarPil1.1, whole genome shotgun sequence genome harbors these coding sequences:
- the LOC134068969 gene encoding hepatitis A virus cellular receptor 1 homolog isoform X2, which translates to MSGLFLTCCIFLLMFFGVRSMTIVGLVGETVTLSCNYNTRTHHTTSICWGRGEVPWTQCSDTLLSTNDEGRITYRESERYQLQGRVREGDVSLSIQNVQEIDSGIYGCRVELPGWFNDLKINIHLTILKAPEPPTSVITEAFGGNLAITEDYQEPVVNPVHSKESTLFWPQNIVRVAAVFVMTVATPVFIYGLTRVLKKKSHEGTA; encoded by the exons ATGTCTGGTCTCTTTTTAACATGCTGTATCTTTCTTTTAATGTTTTTTGGAG TACGGAGCATGACAATAGTTGGACTGGTTGGGGAAACAGTTACACTGTCCTGCAACTACAACACCAGGACCCACCACACTACAAGCATATgctggggaagaggagaggtgccCTGGACCCAATGCTCGGACACCCTCCTGTCAACCAATGATGAAGGCAGGATAACATACAGGGAGTCGGAAAGGTATCAGCTCCAAGGAAGAGTCAGAGAGGGGGATGTCTCCCTCAGCATTCAAAATGTTCAAGAAATTGATAGTGGCATCTATGGCTGCCGTGTGGAGTTACCTGGATGGTTCAATGACCTAAAGATCAACATCCATTTGACTATCCTTAAAG CACCTGAACCCCCCACCAGTGTCATCACTGAAGCATTTG GTGGAAATCTGGCCATTACAGAGGATTATCAAGAGCCAGTTGTAAACCCCGTCCACTCAAAG GAAAGCACACTATTCTGGCCACAGAACATAGTAAGAGTGGCCGCTGTATTTGTCATGACAGTTGCAACACCAGTCTTTATTTATG GCCTGACAAGAGTCCTGAAGAAGAAATCTCATGAAGGGACAGCTTAA
- the LOC134068969 gene encoding hepatitis A virus cellular receptor 1 homolog isoform X1: protein MSGLFLTCCIFLLMFFGVRSMTIVGLVGETVTLSCNYNTRTHHTTSICWGRGEVPWTQCSDTLLSTNDEGRITYRESERYQLQGRVREGDVSLSIQNVQEIDSGIYGCRVELPGWFNDLKINIHLTILKAPEPPTSVITEAFGGNLAITEDYQEPVVNPVHSKESTLFWPQNIVRVAAVFVMTVATPVFIYAGLTRVLKKKSHEGTA, encoded by the exons ATGTCTGGTCTCTTTTTAACATGCTGTATCTTTCTTTTAATGTTTTTTGGAG TACGGAGCATGACAATAGTTGGACTGGTTGGGGAAACAGTTACACTGTCCTGCAACTACAACACCAGGACCCACCACACTACAAGCATATgctggggaagaggagaggtgccCTGGACCCAATGCTCGGACACCCTCCTGTCAACCAATGATGAAGGCAGGATAACATACAGGGAGTCGGAAAGGTATCAGCTCCAAGGAAGAGTCAGAGAGGGGGATGTCTCCCTCAGCATTCAAAATGTTCAAGAAATTGATAGTGGCATCTATGGCTGCCGTGTGGAGTTACCTGGATGGTTCAATGACCTAAAGATCAACATCCATTTGACTATCCTTAAAG CACCTGAACCCCCCACCAGTGTCATCACTGAAGCATTTG GTGGAAATCTGGCCATTACAGAGGATTATCAAGAGCCAGTTGTAAACCCCGTCCACTCAAAG GAAAGCACACTATTCTGGCCACAGAACATAGTAAGAGTGGCCGCTGTATTTGTCATGACAGTTGCAACACCAGTCTTTATTTATG CAGGCCTGACAAGAGTCCTGAAGAAGAAATCTCATGAAGGGACAGCTTAA
- the tmem216 gene encoding transmembrane protein 216: MAASGKHPILSSTPLQVLLYLNSWYFAAFFVAECLMFVYKGVMLPYPSPNLILDIVLLLLFLGLEILRLFYGWKGNLCEHKLAMSVSVGVLVPCTVLCVYYLLLQTFVLRLEFILNAILLGFYGVELILGIMCISTFSWSSVY; the protein is encoded by the exons ATGGCGGCCAGTG GGAAGCATCCAATA CTTTCCTCCACACCACTGCAGGTTCTCCTTTACCTCAACAGCTGGTATTTTGCTGCCTTCTTCGTTGCAGAGTGTcttatgtttgtgtataaaG GTGTTATGCTTCCATATCCATCGCCAAATCTCATCCTGGACATTGTGttgcttcttctctttcttggtCTAGAAATCCTCAGACTCTTTTATG GCTGGAAGGGGAACCTTTGTGAGCACAAACTGGCCATGTccgtgagtgtgggtgtgcttgtgcCGTGCACAGTGCTCTGTGTGTACTATCTGCTGCTGCAGACGTTTGTGCTGAGGCTGGAGTTCATACTCAATGCTATTCTTTTGGGCTTCTATGGCGTTGAACTGATTCTCGGGATAATGTGTATCTCAACTTTCTCTTG GTCAAGTGTATACTGA
- the LOC134069236 gene encoding extracellular superoxide dismutase [Cu-Zn]-like has protein sequence MASLHPYLLLLVLCGCHLCLSVNGDSVPKEVGPAELNENSGTLYATCRMRPNAKLGTGMPKIYGHVMFKQEHADDTLKVAINLHGFPNSDGQLRAIHIHQYGDLSEGCTSTAGHYNPLSVDHPDHPGDFGNFSPSNGKIVQTLNSDATLFGGLSVLGRSVVVHAKEDDLGRGGDAGSLLHGNAGERLACCVIGMARPKVWDHFQQKRRRVQTRN, from the coding sequence ATGGCGAGCCTTCATCCATATCTCCTGCTTCTGGTCCTCTGTGGTTGCCATTTATGCCTCAGTGTCAATGGCGATTCTGTCCCCAAAGAGGTGGGTCCtgctgagctcaatgagaacAGTGGGACTCTCTACGCTACCTGCAGAATGCGACCGAATGCCAAACTTGGGACTGGCATGCCAAAAATTTATGGGCATGTGATGTTCAAGCAGGAACACGCTGATGATACGCTTAAGGTGGCGATCAATCTGCATGGCTTTCCAAACTCTGACGGACAGCTCAGAGCCATCCATATTCATCAGTATGGGGACCTGAGTGAGGGATGCACTTCTACTGCTGGCCACTACAACCCGTTATCAGTTGATCATCCAGACCACCCAGGAGACTTTGGCAACTTCTCGCCGTCAAACGGGAAGATCGTGCAGACGCTGAATTCTGATGCCACGCTTTTTGGGGGCCTGTCAGTTCTTGGCAGGTCAGTGGTGGTCCATGCAAAGGAAGATGACCTGGGTCGTGGTGGAGATGCAGGAAGCCTCCTTCATGGAAATGCTGGAGAGAGGCTGGCGTGCTGTGTTATTGGGATGGCCAGGCCTAAGGTGTGGGACCACTTCCAGCAAAAACGCAGACGAGTGCAGACGAGAAACTGA
- the LOC134068969 gene encoding hepatitis A virus cellular receptor 1 homolog isoform X3, translating into MSGLFLTCCIFLLMFFGVRSMTIVGLVGETVTLSCNYNTRTHHTTSICWGRGEVPWTQCSDTLLSTNDEGRITYRESERYQLQGRVREGDVSLSIQNVQEIDSGIYGCRVELPGWFNDLKINIHLTILKGGNLAITEDYQEPVVNPVHSKESTLFWPQNIVRVAAVFVMTVATPVFIYAGLTRVLKKKSHEGTA; encoded by the exons ATGTCTGGTCTCTTTTTAACATGCTGTATCTTTCTTTTAATGTTTTTTGGAG TACGGAGCATGACAATAGTTGGACTGGTTGGGGAAACAGTTACACTGTCCTGCAACTACAACACCAGGACCCACCACACTACAAGCATATgctggggaagaggagaggtgccCTGGACCCAATGCTCGGACACCCTCCTGTCAACCAATGATGAAGGCAGGATAACATACAGGGAGTCGGAAAGGTATCAGCTCCAAGGAAGAGTCAGAGAGGGGGATGTCTCCCTCAGCATTCAAAATGTTCAAGAAATTGATAGTGGCATCTATGGCTGCCGTGTGGAGTTACCTGGATGGTTCAATGACCTAAAGATCAACATCCATTTGACTATCCTTAAAG GTGGAAATCTGGCCATTACAGAGGATTATCAAGAGCCAGTTGTAAACCCCGTCCACTCAAAG GAAAGCACACTATTCTGGCCACAGAACATAGTAAGAGTGGCCGCTGTATTTGTCATGACAGTTGCAACACCAGTCTTTATTTATG CAGGCCTGACAAGAGTCCTGAAGAAGAAATCTCATGAAGGGACAGCTTAA
- the LOC134068739 gene encoding alpha-1A adrenergic receptor-like encodes MRNVSEDATNLWQNDSYELYNGTLSLENHTNTTSPNRTSQTALALWRAVPLALILGTFIILAIVGNILVILSVICNRHLRIPTNYFIINLAIADLLLGTTVLPVSATLEILDYWVFGRIFCDIWAALDVLCCTASIMSLCVISIDRYIGVSYPLQYPSIVTERRALLAMVGVWILALVISIGPLLGWKQPPSPEPTICLITEEPFYALFSSLGSFYIPLIVILVMYFRVYVVVKRTTKNLEAGVMRERLNSSEMTLRIHRGSQMQDGSGGARGQGHQARNSLTVKVLKFSREKKAAKTLGVVVGMFTLCWLPFFLSLPIVSFNNSLRPPELVSKVIFWLGYFNSCMNPVIYPCYSRAFKLAFIRILRCQCHEGRRPGWRGRVHNYTSSQAHASSSSHRGSAGSLHPNGSKRMLSSAHRGSSPGPGLAPCPEDGSCQTLEGISTSTSGNTSDYQLGTTGVELQSPRTSLQS; translated from the exons ATGAGAAATGTCAGTGAGGATGCAACAAACCTCTGGCAAAACGACTCTTATGAACTTTACAATGGAACCCTCTCTCTTGAGAACCATACCAACACCACTTCGCCAAACAGAACGAGTCAGACTGCTCTGGCACTTTGGAGAGCTGTCCCCCTTGCTCTGATTTTGGGCACCTTTATCATTTTAGCCATCGTCGGGAACATCTTAGTCATATTGTCGGTGATTTGTAACAGGCATCTCAGAATCCCTACTAACTATTTTATTATAAACTTAGCGATTGCAGACTTGTTGCTCGGCACAACCGTGCTGCCAGTGTCTGCAACTTTGGAAATTTTGGACTACTGGGTCTTTGGGAGGATATTTTGTGACATTTGGGCTGCTCTTGATGTGCTCTGTTGTACTGCGTCTataatgagtctgtgtgtgatatCTATCGACCGTTACATCGGAGTGAGCTACCCTTTGCAATACCCTAGCATTGTGACGGAACGCAGAGCACTTCTTGCTATGGTCGGTGTATGGATATTAGCACTGGTGATATCCATTGGTCCTCTTCTTGGATGGAAGCAACCGCCATCGCCAGAGCCTACAATTTGTCTGATCACAGAGGAACCATTTTACGCGCTGTTTTCATCCTTGGGCTCCTTCTATATTCCATTAATAGTCATATTGGTTATGTATTTCAGAGTTTATGTAGTCGTCAAAAGGACCACCAAAAACCTTGAGGCCGGAGTCATGCGAGAGAGACTGAATTCAAGTGAAATGACGCTTAGGATTCACAGAGGTTCGCAGATGCAGGATGGCAGTGGCGGAGCCAGAGGTCAAGGGCATCAAGCAAGGAATTCTCTCACAGTGAAAGTCCTAAAGTTCTCTCGGGAGAAGAAAGCTGCTAAAACCCTTGGTGTTGTCGTCGGGATGTTCACCCTTTGCTGGCTGCCATTCTTCCTGTCTTTGCCCATTG TGTCGTTCAACAACAGCCTGCGGCCCCCCGAGCTGGTGTCCAAGGTGATCttctggctgggctacttcaacAGCTGCATGAACCCCGTCATCTACCCCTGCTACAGCCGAGCCTTCAAGCTGGCCTTCATCCGCATCCTGCGGTGCCAGTGCCACGAGGGCCGGCGGCCCGGCTGGAGGGGGCGGGTGCACAACTACACCAGCTCCCAGGCGCACGCCAGCAGCTCCTCCCACCGGGGCTCCGCAGGGAGCCTGCACCCTAACGGCAGCAAGCGGATGCTGTCCTCGGCCCATCGAGGCTCTAGCCCTGGCCCTGGACTGGCACCCTGCCCAGAAGACGGGTCTTGCCAAACACTGGAGGgcatctccacctccacatcAGGTAATACCTCAGACTACCAGCTGGGGACGACGGGAGTTGAACTCCAGTCACCACGGACCAGCCTCCAGAGTTGA